GAGCGCCGACACCACCACGGCGAGGACCAGCAGGGCGGCGTAGACCCAGAAGTAGCTCTGGTTGCGGAGGAACGCCACCTCCCAACGCTCCATGGCGCCGGCCACGAAGGTCGGCCGGAACAGGGCGGGCACGTTGATGCCGGCGGCGCCGCCGGCCACCGGCGTCGGCAGGCGCTGCACGGCGGCCTTGAGCACCTCGGTGAAGGCCAGGGTGGCGATGGCGAAGTAGATCCCGAACAGCCGCAGCGTCACCGAGCCGAGGCCGAGCGCCAGCAGGGCCGCCACGACCCCGCCGAGCGGGATGCCGAGCCACAGTGGCGCGCCCGTGAGCTTGAAGAGGACGGCGGTGGTGTAGGCGCCCGCGCCCGTGAAGGCCGCGTGCGCGAGCGAGAGCTGGCCCGTGCGGGCGAGCAGGTCCCAGGAGAGCGCCAGGGTGGCGAGGACGAGGGCGTTCGTGGCGAGCGAGAGGTAGCTGACGGACGCCCGTCCGAACAGCTCCCGCAGCGCCGCGGGCAGCAGGACGAGGAGGAGGGCGAAGAGAGCGGTCACGACGAGGTCGCGGCGCAGGCCGCCGCGCGGGCCCCTCACGCCGTCCTCCGCGAGCGCCACACTAAGACGATGAAGATGATGGCGAAGAACACCATGTTCCTCAGCGCGTCGCCGTTGGGCACGAGCGTGGCGACGAGAGACTCGGCGAGCGCCACGGTCAGGGACGCCGCCACGATGCCGCGGATGTTGCCGAGGCCGGCAAGCACCACGATGGCGAAGGCCTTGAGCGTGAACGCGAGGCCCACCGTGGGGGTCGGCGACTGTATGACGGCTATCATCACCCCGCCCATGCCCGCGAGCAGGGCCGACAACGCGAACGCCACGAGGTAGACGCGGTTCACCTCGAGGCCGACCAGGCCCGCGCCGATGCGGTTCTGGGCCACCGCGCGCATGGCGCGGCCGAGCGGGGTGGCCGCCAGGACCCAGTAGAGGGCCAGGACGAGCACGAGCGAGATCACGAAGCTGCCGAGCGGCACGGCGCCCACGCTGACGCCACCGAACTGGAACCCGAGCGAGCGGTACGGCACGTTGGCGATGGTGCGCGGGTCGCCGCCCCAGATGAGGAGCGCCAAGTTCTGCAAGATGATGCCCAGGCCGAAGGTCAGGAGCATCTGGTTGAGCTCGGGCGCCTTCAGCACGAAGCGGATGGAAGATAGGTAGATCAACGCGCCGATGACCGCGAGGGCGGGCGCCACGAAGAGGAGCGAGAGCAACGGGTCGAAGCCGAAGCTCACGAAGAGCTGGTAGGCGAGGAACGCTCCCACCATGAAGAACTCGCCGTGGGCGAAGTTGACGATGCCGATCACGCCGATGGCGAGCGCCAACCCGACCGACACGAGCGCGTACAGGCCGGAGGCGAGCACGCCCGAGACGATGGCTTGCGGTAGGAGTGCGAGGTCCATGGTGGTCTCGTGCCGTGAGGGCGGTCGGGGGGCCGCGCATGCTCGCGCAGCCCCCCGGCGCCTTCGGGCTAGCTGCTCAGCGGCAGCTCACGAGGGGGGCGGTGGCTCGCGCGGCGGGCCAGACGAGCTCGCGGACGCCGTCCTGGAACTGGAAGACGTTCCACATCTCGGCGCCGAAGCCCTGGTGTAGGGCGATGACGGACGGCTTGAAGCTCCACTCGCCCATGGGGGAGGGGAAGGTGCCCGACTGCAGGGCCGCGATGACGGCGGCCTGATCGGTGGTGCCGGCCGCGTTGATGGCGTCGGCGTAGCTCCACAGCTGGGCGTAGGCGAGGGCGGCCATGTAGTTGTCCGGCGCCTTGCCGTGCATGGCGACGTACTCGTTCAGGAACGTCTTCGCCTCGGGGTTGGGGAGGTTGGGGAGGTAGCCGATGAGGCCCGTCACGCACTGCGCCTCGGGGGCGGCGTCGAACTCGCTGGGCCAGCCCGGAGGGGCGCCGAAGATGTACTGCGGGACGTAGTTCATCTCGCGGATCTGGCTGGTGAGGGGGACCACGTCGGAGTCGTAGCCGATCCAGAAGAGAGCGTCGGCGCCGCTGGCGGCCGCCTTGGCGATGGCGGCGCGGAAGTCGCCGTTGCCGCCAGTGAGGGTCGACTTGAACGCCTCGACGAGGGGCACGTCGATGCCCGCGTCTTCCAGGAGACCGGCAGCCGCGGCCGCGCCGGGCCCGCCGAAGGCGGAGTCCTCGTGCAGGAGCGCCACGCTCTTCACGCCCGTGCTGGCCATGAACCCGGTGGACGCCTCGGTGTTCTGGTAGTCCCACGGGTGCACGTGGAAGAACCACTCCTCCTTGCCGAGGAGCTCCTCGATGCCGTCGAAGCCGTCGATGCCGATGCCCGACACGGCCCCGCCGATCCACGACACGATCGGCTGGAAGGTGCGGAACGACTCGACCAGCGCGAGCGTGACGCCGGAGGAGTAGCCGCCGGCGATGAACTCAACGTTGTCCTCCGTCATCAGCTTCTCGAAGGCGGCGACCGCCGTGGCGGGGTCGGCCTTGGTGTCCTCGATGACGAGCTTGAGGGGCTGGCCGAGCACGCCGCCGGCCGCGTTGATCTGGGCGAGGGCGAGCTCGAAGCCCGCCTTCTGGGCCTGACCGGTGCCGGCCGCGCCCCCGGAGAGGGGCGACAGGATGCCGATGGTCACGCCCTGCGCGGCCGCGACGGCCAGGAGGGCCACGACCAGGGTTGCGAGTATGCGCTTCATTCTTCCTCCTTCTGTTGCTTGCGGTCCCGCGCGGTGGCGGGTCTCCGGCTGCGCCGGCTGGGGGTCTTGGGTGGGCGTCTGCGGGAGGGGCGCCGGGTTCATGTCATGCGGTCCCCCCTGACTCGGGGCCCCGTCCGAACGTCTGGGCCAGGAGGGCGCGGAACCGCGCGGGCGCTTCGAGGGGCGGTGCGTGCCCCACGTCTTGCCAGGTGATCAACTCAGCGTCCCGGTAGGCCCCGGCCGTCACGGCGGCGGCCTCCGCGTCGATGAGGGCGTCCTTGGCGCCGTGCAGCACCACGACCGGGACGGTCACGGCGGTCGTGGCGGCGCCGAGGTCGTACGCGGCGAGCGCGCGGGAGTTGCCCTCGTAGGCGGCTGGAGCCATGGCGAGGGCGTCGTCGACCAGCGCCGGGAAGTAGGCGGGGAGGCGCGTGGGTGTGACGGCCGCCAGCGAATCGTGCAGGAGCCGGCGGTCGGTGCGCATGGCCGCGAGGGCCAGGTAGTGCTCCTCCGGGGTCACGTAGCCGAACGGGGGTGCGGCGTCCACGAGCAGGAGCGCGGTCACGAGCTCGGGGTGGCGCACGGCCAGCGCCTGCGCCACCGCGCCGCCGAGGCTATGCCCCACCACGCCCGCGCGGCTCACGCCGAGGCCGCCCAGGAAGGCCGCCATGGCGTCGGCCCAGGCGTAGACCCACTCGCCAGTGGGCCACCCCGCCGGCAGCGGGCTCGAGCGCCTGAAGTTGGGCAGGTCGGGCGCGAGCAGGAGGAGCCCCTCGGGCGGCTCCTCGAGCTGCTCCTTCCACCACAGGTGTGAGGCGAAGTTCCCGTGGATGAGGAGCACCGGCGCGCCCGCGCCGGCGCGGGCGTAGCCGAGCGTCAGCTCCGCCGCGTGGCCCGGCCGACCGGGCCTGTCCACGTTGACCGTGAGGTTCGCCGTGGTCACGCGTCACCTCCCGCGGCCTTCGCGCCGTGCTCTGCCTCGAACCGCTGCCTGAGAGCGGTCTTGAGGATCTTGCCCGCGCCGCTCTTGGGCAGCTCGGTCGCCACCTCCACGTGCTTGGGCACCTTGTAGCGCGCCAGCCGCTCGCGCATGTGCCGCGACAGCTCCTCGGGGGTGGCGACGAGTCCGGGGCGCAGCACCACGACCGCCAACCCCACCTCGCCCCAGCGCTCGTCCTCCACGCCGAGCACGGCGCACTCGGCCACGGCGGGGTGGTCGTAGAGGCAGCTCTCGACCTCGCTCGGGAACACGTTCTCGCCCCCCGAGATGAACATCTCTTTGCGCCGCCCCCTGATGGTGAAGAAGCCGTCCTCGTCGGTGGCCGCCAGGTCGCCGGTCCACAGCCAGCCGCCCCTCAGGGCGTCGGCGGTGGCCTCGGGCCGTTCGAAGTAGCCGCTGAACACGTGGGGCCCTCGCAGGGTGAGTTCGCCGACCTCGCCCGGCGCGCAGGGCGTGCCGTCCTCGCGCCTCACGGCGGCCTCGGCGTGCAGGAGGGGCTTGCCGACGGACTCGGGCCGCGCCTCCGCCTGCTCGAGCGTGATGGAGAAGCAGTTGACGCCCGCCTCGGTCAGCCCGTAGCCCTGCCTGAAGCGCACGCCGCGCCCGGCGAAGGCGCGCCGCACGGGCTCGGGGCAGGCGGCGCCGCCCGAGATGGCCCAGCGCACGCGCGAGAGGTCGCGCTCGGCGAAGCTCGGGTCGGCGGCCAGCATGGCGTACATGGTCGGCACGAGGAAGAGGATGGTCACGCCGAGCTCCTCCACCAGCCGCAGGTACTCGACCGGGTCGAACCTGCTCTGGAGGATGGTCCGGCCGCCCAGCTGGTAGAGGGGCGTGGTGAGGACGTTGACGGCGGCGTGGTAGCAGGGGGTGGCCTGCACCGCCACGTCGGCGTCCGTGAGGCCCCAGGAGAACACGGTGTTGACGGCGTTGTAGAAGACCTGCCGGTACGGCAGCATGGCCCCCTTGGGCAGTCCGGTGGTGCCACCCGTGAGGAGGATCATCTGCGGGTCCTCGGGGCTCAGCCTCGGCGGGGCGAGCCGCGGGGCGGCTTTCCCGCGGGCGGTCACGCTCTCGTCCCAGGCGGCCAGGTCGATGAGGGCCGGGCCGCTCGCGCCCTCGGCGAGAGCGGCCCCCTCGGCGGTCGCGGCCGCAGCCGCCGCGTTCTCCGCATCGTGGAGCACCGCGCTGGGCCGCAGGTAGGCGCCCAGCTCGCGCAGCTCGCGCTGTGCGAGACGCACGTTGAGCGGCGTGTAGACGAAGCCGAGCTTGGCGGTGGCGAGGATGAGGTCCAAGTGGCCCAAGTGGTTGTTGGCAGCGATGGCCACGCGGTCGCCCTTGCCGACCCCAAGCTCGGCGAGGTGAGCCGCGGCGCGGTCGGCCCGCTCGTTCAGCTCGGCGTACGTGTACCAGCGACCCCGCCACCAGAGGGCGTCGCGCTGCGGCGTGAGGTCCGCGCGGCGGGCGGCGACGTCGAGGATCACGCCGCGCCCTCCTCGCTCCAGCGGAGCGCCACGGCGTTCCACACGTAGCCCACGCCCGCGGCAACGGCCACGGCCAGGTCGCCGGGCCGCAGGCGGCCGCTCGCGCGGGCCAGCTCGAGCGACAGGATCTGGTCCACCTGTCCGAGGTGGCCGTAGCGGCTCAGGTAGGTGCTCTGCTCTGGCGCCAGGCCCAACTCGCGCAACAGGTAGTCGTGAGCGCTGCGTTTCACGTGGAGCATGGCGAGGTAGGCGAGGTCCGCCGGCTCGGCGCCGCTGCGCTCCAGCGCCTCCCTGACCACGCGCACGAAGTTGGCCAGGCTGGCGTGCTCCAGGCGCTCCTTCATGCCGGCGGGGTCGGGGACGCGCAGACGGTAGTCGCTCACGTTGGCGGGAGTGAGGGGCGCCTTCGTGCCGCCCACGGGCACGAGCACGTCGAGCGAGAAGCTGCCGTCCGTGATGATGCTCGAGCCCAGCAGGCGGTGCCCGGCGCCGTGCTGCACGACGGCCGCCCCGGCGCCGGCGCCCAGGTTGTACATGAAGCGCACGTCGGGGTCGGTCAGGTCGATCAGGTCGGAGTTGCGGTAGCCGCCGGCCACCAGCACCACGTTCACGCTCTCGTCGGCCAGCAGGAGGTCCTTGGCCTGCTTGAGGGCGAGGACCGCCGTGCCGCACTTCTGCCCGACGTCGTAGGCGTAGGCGTTGCGGGCGCCCACGTCGTAGGCGAGCTTGATGCCGGCCGTCCAGACCGGGTACTCCTTGTACTCCTCCGTCATGGAGATGACGACGTCCACGTCCTCGGGCCGCACGCCCGCGTCGGCCAGGGCGCGCTCGCCGGCGGTGACCCCCATGGCCACGGGATGGTCGTCCGGTCCTGGCAGCACGCGCTCCTCGATGCCGAGCTTGTCGCGCACCACCCACTCGGGGAGGCCGGTGGCGGTGGCGAGGTCGGCGGCGCTGAGGCGGCCCGCCGGCACGTAGGTGGCGAGACCGGTGACCCCGACGCTCGTCCGCGAGGGAGCGCTCACGGCGCCGCCTCCGGCTCGGGCGCCAGCCCGTGCGCGACGAGCTCGAACGTGGCGGCCAGGACCTCGGCGGGCGGCGCCTCGCGGCGCCAGATGGCGTACCTGAGGCCGAGGAAGTGCGCCACGCCCATGAGCGCCCACGCCTGGGCGCCGGCGTCGGAGCGCCTCACCTCGCCGGTCGCCTGGGCGCGCTGGAGGTTGACCGTGTAGGCGTCGGCGAGCGTCTGGTAGTACTCGCGGTAGATGGTCTCGTCGACGAACTGCGACTCCATGACGACCCGGTAGAGGTTCTGGTGCGTCAGGGCGAAGCGGATGAACGCCTCGAGGCCCAGGCGCTCCACCTCGAGGCGGTCGGCGGCACCGGCCGTGGCCTCGCTGAGGGCGTGCCTGAGCTGCCTGCCCATGTCGAGGACGAGCTCGCGCAGGGCGTCGACCTTGGCGGGGAAGTAGAGGTAGAAGGTGCCCTGCGCCACGCCCGCCCGCCGCGTGATGTCGGAGACGGAGGTGGCCACGTAGCCGTTCTGACCGAACTCCGTCTCGGCGGCGTCGAGCAGCTTGCGGCGGGTCGCTTCGCCGCGCGCTGTGGTCGGGCGGGGGAGTGCGCTCAACTAGGTGCCTTCCTGCCGGCGTCCACGCCGCACGGTCGGTGCGCGGCGCGGAACCTGACTACTGATTCAGTTGTCAGTAAGTAAAGCGCTTGCCGCGGCGGCTGTCAAGGCCACCCCAGCCCCGGTCGGATCTGCCTCTGAGATGACTCGGGCCGCCGCCCCGAGGGTCGACGCCCGGCCGGCAACGCCGGCGCCTCAGAGGTCGCCGGCCACCACGGTCACGACCAGGTCGGTGCCGCTCCCGTCGAAGAGGTAGGCGCTGCCGTCATGCACGAAGGGGTCGTCGGACCGGGCGAGCCTCACGGCGCCCGCGGCGCCGAGAGGGGTCGGCGCCGTGAGGAGCCTCCCGGCCTTGTCGACCAGCGCGAACCAGGTCCCCGTGTAGGTCGTGGGCGTCCACGTCTCCCACAGGAGCAGACCCGCGTCGTCACCGGCCCGCACCGCCTTCAGGCGCGAAGCGTTCCCGGCGTCGACGTCCGGGTAGCTGGTCAGCCAGCGCAGCCCCGCGTTGCGTTGCGGCGCCCAGCCGCCGTTGAAGTCGTAGAACCCGCCGCTCTCGGTGACGCTCCCCGGCCCGCCCGAGAGGACGAGGTCGTCGGTCACCACGTTCGCCTCGCCGTAGGGGGCGGCCTGGAAGTCGGCGCGGACCTTCACGTTCCCTATGTCGCGGGGGTCCGTCAGGTAGCCGGCGGCCCGCTCGTTGCGGAGTGCCCGCCCGTCAGGGTCCGGCTCGCCCACGAAGACGACGAGCAGCCCGTCGTCGAACTCGAGCACCGCGCCGAGCTCGCCGTAGACGTTGTTGTCGTTCGACCACCGGTAGTACGTCGTGCCGCCCCCGCTGATCTCCTCGTACACGGGGTAGGAGACGCCGGCGGGGCTGGTCGCGGTGGTGCCGTGCTCGGTCTTGAAGGTGTACACGACGCGAGAGGTCTTGCTGCCGACCGCGATCCGGTGGAGGTTCACGCCGCGGGGGTAGTTGTCGCCGTGGTCGATCGCGAGGAAACCACCGCCCTCCGCCGCCGTGAGGTAGGTGCCGAACGAGTGGCCGGACGTCTGCCCCAAGAGGCTGGTCTGCGTGAGCGTGTCGGCGTCGAAGGTCGCGGCCACCCCGCCCTGGTGGTTGAGTCCGTCGCTCGAGCGGTGCATGAGGCGCGAGAGCACGAGCGCGAGCTGGCCGCGAGAGTAGGCCAGGGCCGAGTGGCCCTCCCACGGCCTGACGTCACCGGAGGCGATCATGTTGAGGCCTTGCCGGCTCGTGTCGAGGGAGACGGCCGCGGCGGCCGACTCGGCCGGGGCGCCGAACGTGTAGGCGCGCAGCGTGAGCGTGGCCGCGACCTCCTCCTCCGTGGTCCCGCCGGGCGCCAGGGTCAGGTAGTAGAGCCGCCCGGCGCCGAAGGTGGCGGCGAGCAGCCGCTCGCCCCCGCCGGGAAGGCTCCAGGAGCTGCCGCGCGCCAGGTCGGCGCTGAAGAGCGCGACCATGACCTCCCCGGCTGAGGCCGACTGCCACACGGCGCCGACGAGTCCGTCGCACGCGAAACCGAAGTAGGTGCGTGGGGCGGGGTAGCGGTTCTGCCACTCGCCGGGCCCCGCGGGGGAGGTGCCCGCGGCGGCGGGAGCGGCGGCGGCGACGGGGAGGCGCACCTGGCTGGCGACCAGTTCCCCGCTCGGCAGGCCGGGGGCGGCCCAGGTGCCGAGCGGCACGGCCGCGGCCCCGGACGGCGTCAGCGGCAGGTCCCGGCAGCTGCCGCCTGGCAGGGGCTCGGGTGGCGATTTGGGCGGCGGCACCAGGTCCTCGAGGAACCCGCACGCCGCCAGGGCGAGCACCAGCGCCCCCGCGACGGGCGCCAAGCGCCACGCGCGCCTCGCGGCGCCGACGGCCCGGTGCGCGGTGCGCACGGCCCGGCACCCTGTTCGGTGACCGACCACGGTTGC
The Trueperaceae bacterium DNA segment above includes these coding regions:
- a CDS encoding 3-oxoacyl-ACP synthase, which produces MSAPSRTSVGVTGLATYVPAGRLSAADLATATGLPEWVVRDKLGIEERVLPGPDDHPVAMGVTAGERALADAGVRPEDVDVVISMTEEYKEYPVWTAGIKLAYDVGARNAYAYDVGQKCGTAVLALKQAKDLLLADESVNVVLVAGGYRNSDLIDLTDPDVRFMYNLGAGAGAAVVQHGAGHRLLGSSIITDGSFSLDVLVPVGGTKAPLTPANVSDYRLRVPDPAGMKERLEHASLANFVRVVREALERSGAEPADLAYLAMLHVKRSAHDYLLRELGLAPEQSTYLSRYGHLGQVDQILSLELARASGRLRPGDLAVAVAAGVGYVWNAVALRWSEEGAA
- a CDS encoding alpha/beta fold hydrolase yields the protein MTTANLTVNVDRPGRPGHAAELTLGYARAGAGAPVLLIHGNFASHLWWKEQLEEPPEGLLLLAPDLPNFRRSSPLPAGWPTGEWVYAWADAMAAFLGGLGVSRAGVVGHSLGGAVAQALAVRHPELVTALLLVDAAPPFGYVTPEEHYLALAAMRTDRRLLHDSLAAVTPTRLPAYFPALVDDALAMAPAAYEGNSRALAAYDLGAATTAVTVPVVVLHGAKDALIDAEAAAVTAGAYRDAELITWQDVGHAPPLEAPARFRALLAQTFGRGPESGGTA
- a CDS encoding branched-chain amino acid ABC transporter permease; this translates as MRGPRGGLRRDLVVTALFALLLVLLPAALRELFGRASVSYLSLATNALVLATLALSWDLLARTGQLSLAHAAFTGAGAYTTAVLFKLTGAPLWLGIPLGGVVAALLALGLGSVTLRLFGIYFAIATLAFTEVLKAAVQRLPTPVAGGAAGINVPALFRPTFVAGAMERWEVAFLRNQSYFWVYAALLVLAVVVSALVQRSRLRSAFTAIRTNEQVAGVMGVDPARMKLLAFVLSSAIAGLLGAVEAHRLGSVSPDGAFSIHTTVLALVTPIFGGLYTTLGPILGATVLAGLEETLKRTFSEGYLIGYGIVLVASILFMPRGLVGLLGRPFRRRPASEDAPRSEEGGS
- a CDS encoding ABC transporter substrate-binding protein produces the protein MKRILATLVVALLAVAAAQGVTIGILSPLSGGAAGTGQAQKAGFELALAQINAAGGVLGQPLKLVIEDTKADPATAVAAFEKLMTEDNVEFIAGGYSSGVTLALVESFRTFQPIVSWIGGAVSGIGIDGFDGIEELLGKEEWFFHVHPWDYQNTEASTGFMASTGVKSVALLHEDSAFGGPGAAAAAGLLEDAGIDVPLVEAFKSTLTGGNGDFRAAIAKAAASGADALFWIGYDSDVVPLTSQIREMNYVPQYIFGAPPGWPSEFDAAPEAQCVTGLIGYLPNLPNPEAKTFLNEYVAMHGKAPDNYMAALAYAQLWSYADAINAAGTTDQAAVIAALQSGTFPSPMGEWSFKPSVIALHQGFGAEMWNVFQFQDGVRELVWPAARATAPLVSCR
- a CDS encoding AMP-binding protein codes for the protein MILDVAARRADLTPQRDALWWRGRWYTYAELNERADRAAAHLAELGVGKGDRVAIAANNHLGHLDLILATAKLGFVYTPLNVRLAQRELRELGAYLRPSAVLHDAENAAAAAATAEGAALAEGASGPALIDLAAWDESVTARGKAAPRLAPPRLSPEDPQMILLTGGTTGLPKGAMLPYRQVFYNAVNTVFSWGLTDADVAVQATPCYHAAVNVLTTPLYQLGGRTILQSRFDPVEYLRLVEELGVTILFLVPTMYAMLAADPSFAERDLSRVRWAISGGAACPEPVRRAFAGRGVRFRQGYGLTEAGVNCFSITLEQAEARPESVGKPLLHAEAAVRREDGTPCAPGEVGELTLRGPHVFSGYFERPEATADALRGGWLWTGDLAATDEDGFFTIRGRRKEMFISGGENVFPSEVESCLYDHPAVAECAVLGVEDERWGEVGLAVVVLRPGLVATPEELSRHMRERLARYKVPKHVEVATELPKSGAGKILKTALRQRFEAEHGAKAAGGDA
- a CDS encoding TetR/AcrR family transcriptional regulator, giving the protein MSALPRPTTARGEATRRKLLDAAETEFGQNGYVATSVSDITRRAGVAQGTFYLYFPAKVDALRELVLDMGRQLRHALSEATAGAADRLEVERLGLEAFIRFALTHQNLYRVVMESQFVDETIYREYYQTLADAYTVNLQRAQATGEVRRSDAGAQAWALMGVAHFLGLRYAIWRREAPPAEVLAATFELVAHGLAPEPEAAP
- a CDS encoding branched-chain amino acid ABC transporter permease, translating into MDLALLPQAIVSGVLASGLYALVSVGLALAIGVIGIVNFAHGEFFMVGAFLAYQLFVSFGFDPLLSLLFVAPALAVIGALIYLSSIRFVLKAPELNQMLLTFGLGIILQNLALLIWGGDPRTIANVPYRSLGFQFGGVSVGAVPLGSFVISLVLVLALYWVLAATPLGRAMRAVAQNRIGAGLVGLEVNRVYLVAFALSALLAGMGGVMIAVIQSPTPTVGLAFTLKAFAIVVLAGLGNIRGIVAASLTVALAESLVATLVPNGDALRNMVFFAIIFIVLVWRSRRTA